In Bos taurus isolate L1 Dominette 01449 registration number 42190680 breed Hereford chromosome 13, ARS-UCD2.0, whole genome shotgun sequence, the DNA window CCCCACTTCTGCCAAGTCGAGAGAGGCCCCTGACCCCATCACCACACTGCAGGCTCTCAGGGAAGTTCCCTGTCCGTTTCTTTCCCTAGACTGTCCCCATCCCAGCCTGCATCTCCTGGGAACTGCTCTGCTTCAGACCCTCTCAGTCATCACCCGTTTTCAGAGAGCCTTTCCATCACCCCTGGCTGCTCTTCAGCCCCCTTGGAGACTCCTCCCAGGTTTTGTCCTGGTCCCCAGGTAGTCACCCCACACAGCCAccttgctgtgctcagtcactcagttgtgtctgaccctttgagacctcatggactgtagcccgtcaggctcctctgtatgtggaattttccaggcgagaataccggaatgggttgccatttccttctgcaggggatcttcccaacccagggattgaactggtatctcccaagtctcctgcattggcaggtggattctttaccactgcgtcacCTGTGTCAGAGGAAAAAACCATATTCCCTGTCTCCCTGGggctcccctctctcctcccacccagaCTTTGTCTGACATACCCTCAGTGTTTCAAAAGACTCTATCACCATCTCTCAGGTGCCCCGGACATCACTTGCCCAGGGTCCCGGGCCCCCATCGAAACTTCCCACCTGGCATTTTCTTCCCATGCCCTCAGCTGTGCTCAGCTTGGGTATTCCTTTCCATGCCCCAGCCTCATCCTGGTGGCCTATAGCTTCTAACAGTCCCCTCTGGCTCTCCATTCCCTAATCATGACCCTGCCTCTTCACCTCCTTCTCACTCCCAGAGTCCTGGACCCTAttttcccaccccccaccaagaCCCCTGCATCCTAACAGCCCCCTACTAGAGACCCGCATTTGACCCTTACAGAGATCAAAATCAcccacctcccctctcccttgATGTCCCCACCCCTGTGGAAGCTCCTAACCCCACCACTCTCAGCCCTACATCCATGTTCTGGAAGACCACCTACCCAGaccctccccacacccctctTGATTTAGAGACCCTGCCCCCAACACCTCCTCAGAACCCTGCTCCTGACCCAGACCCCTCCCCCTTTCCCCAGACCCCAACCCAGACCCATCCCTAACccagccccccccacccccaccctctctcCACAGCCCTCTCCATCTCCGCCTCACTCGTGTCCCTGGCCTGGACGCTGGCCTCCTACCAGAAGGTGCTGCGGGACTCACGGGACGACAAGCGGCCGCTGTCCTACAAGGGCGCCGTGGCCCAGGTGCTATGGCACCTGTTCGCCATCGCGGCCCGCAGTCTGGCCTTCGCGCTTTTCGCCAGTGTCTACAAGCTCTACTTTGGCATTTTCATCGTGGCCCACTGGTGTGTCATGACCTTCTGGGTCATCCAGGGTGAGACAGACTTCTGCATGTCCAAGTGGGAAGAGATCATCTACAACATGGTAGTGGGCATCATCTACATCTTCTGCTGGTTCAACGTCAAGGAGGGCCGCAGCCGCCACCGCGTGACCCTCTACTACTGCATCGTTCTGCTGGAGAACGCCGCGCTCACCGGCTTCTGGTACTCCAGCCGCAACTTCTCCACTGACTTCCACTCGCTCATTCTGGTCTGTGTGGTGGCCTCCAGCTTCGCGCTGGGCGTATTCTTCATGTGTGTCTACTATTGTCTCCTGCACCCCAACGGGCCCATGCTGAGTCCTCAGGCCCCCGGCTGCATCTTCCGTAAGGCCCCAGGGCCCTGTGGCCCACCAGCCGACGCTGTCACAAGTCCCCCAAGGTCCCTGCCCAGGACTACAGGCCCTGAGCGGGATGGGGCCTCCGTGGGAGGCGAGCGTGCGGGGACCCCCACGCCACCTGTCTTCCAGGTGCGGCCTGGCTTGCCTCCCACACCTGTGGCCCGCACCTtgcggacagaggggcctgtcaTTCGGATTGACCTGCCTCGGAAGAAGTACCCCGCCTGGGATGCTCATTTTATTGACCGCCGGCTCCGGAAGACCATCCTGGCGCTGGAGTACTCCTCACCTACAACTCCCCGCCTGCAGTACCGAAGCGTGGGGATCTCCCAGGAGCTGCTGGAGTATGAGACCACGGTGTAGGCCAGAGTTTCCCTGTGAAAAGGGATGAACTTTGGCTGACCCCACATCGACCACAGTGTTGAGCCCAGAATTGCAGGGCCATCAGGCTGAGGGCAAGTGGATCTGTTGATCCAAGGGTAGAGCGGCCCCCATCATGGGGTTCTTTCTTGGGAAGGGACAGCCTTGTGGAGCCCCAGTCCTCGGCCCTGTTTTCAACCCTGCGGCCCATTTCCTAAACTCTTTGGAACCAGGACCCAGGGAACCAACTGGTGCTACGCTCCTCTTGAGCTGCCCCACTTTCATGGAGGCCTCTGTATCACGGCTGGTGCCAGGGGCCCCACACCCTCTCCCTGTCTGGAGTTGCCCAGCTGGCAGCCCTGGCAGATCTGGCAGAGGAGGGAGTTCATGACCTAGGCCCTATGCTCTtcagggggtgtgggggtgggctgCCTCTGAGAAGGATGGAAGAGGCCATCGAAGATGTGGGGTGAGGTGGGAGCGTCTGGTGAACAAGGTTGGTACAGCCCTTGGGGGTCGAAGCCTGGAGCCTGGGCAAGAGGGGAATTAAAGGAGGGAGTTGGGTGGGTTGGGAAGTTGGGGTGGGCTGGGCTGACAGTGCTGGAGGTGAACAGGAAGAAGAACCCTGAGGCATCTGAGGGGTCCAGACCGGCAGAAGCATGAAGGGGTGGCGGATGTGGGGGAGAGGAACCTGACCCGGAGTGTGGAGAATGTTCCTCAGCAGACCCCCGTTGTTGTGGGCGCTGTTACGGATGAGATTCCAGATACCTCAGGTGAAATGTTTCAAGGAGCCATTCTTTATTCTAGGTGAGCCTCTGGAACATTTCGTCTAGATAAAGGTTTTGAACACAACAGATAAACTGCCTGGGAAGATACTCTGTTCAGGTTTGATTGTAGATGAGGTGCTGGCACGTTCAGCAGAGGAACTTCTAGAGAGATATTCTTAGTTCTAGACTAAGTTCTAGGACACGTAGCTGATAAAATATCCTAGGGAGTCACTCGGACCTGTATTGTGTTATAAAGGGTGCAGGCACTGGAACCCTTCCCCTGCTCTGTGGCAGGGACTCTAGGGGAATGGGGGCTCCAGACCCCTGTGTGAGTAGAATATTCTAGGAATGGGTACCCCAGTTCTAGAATTTTAGGGTTTATATGAGTTCTATGCCCCTATGAACCTTGGTCCATAGCCATCTTCCCAAGAAGAAACTGTCCTCAGAACCTCTGAGACATTTCAATTTGCCAGCTGGTTTCCAGCTGGGAAAAATTAGCTATGAGGACATGACATGAATCTTGGCTTTTAGCCACCTTGCAGATGACGCTCCCTGGAGCGGCAGCTGTAAAACTGACTTGTTTTGCCTCAGATCTGACAACCCTCCAGGACCTATGGTTCATTCCCATGGCCCAAACACCCCAGGGCATCCTTGTGACCACTAACCCAGCGTCCTTTCTCTCCACCTGGGACAGCCAGTCCTGGAtagtgtggggggggtggggtatGGGAGCCGAGATGAAGGCAGTTTTGTGGGGTGAGGGCCCAGGGCCTCTAGGTGAAGCTTGGAACCCCTCCCCTCAAAACCTCCTCCCTCATGCCTCTAAGGCACGTTCACTGCAAGGGCTCGACAGGCAATACTAAGGACACATGCAGACCTAGGCTGGGATGAGGTGGATGTAAGAATCCTAGACTATGCAAATTAGAGGGGCAAATTAGCCCTTCATAGTTCAGCCTCCCGTGGGTTAAAGATGGGAAGTGAGGCCCAGAGTGGCAGCCAGTCTCACAAGGTCCGAGATTCCTGGTTGGCCCATCAGATAGTGACGGGTGACGGTGAAATTGCTGAAGGTACTGGAAGAGGGCCACACTCAGGGTGTGCAGGGTAGCTCCAAAGGCAGAGAAGACAGGACtgcacacacgtatacacacacacacaagcacacggcACCCCCGTGACACATCACCTCAGCTCCACCCACCCCCCCGTAGCCCCCCTTCAGCCCAGGATGGTGTATACCTCCTTCCCATCTACATACAAAGAGtgctttcccttctctcttccttctacTTCCTTGATCCCTAAGATGCCTCAGGGGCCAGGCCTCAAGGTGATGGGAGTTGGGGGAAGCCCAAGTTTGACTCAGACTCTTTCTGGTGGGTTCCGTCATCCTCCTTGTCCTCTGTCCAACTGTTTTCAGAGATCAAATTCCATGGCcctttgtgaaagtgaagttgctcagtcgtgtccgactcttcgcgaccccgtggactgtagcccaccaggctcctccgtccatgggattctccaggcaagaatactggagtgggttgccatttccttctccaggggatcttcccgacccagggatcgaacccagacgctttttaacctctgaaccacccaCATTGAGGGTGTGGACCCAGATCTGATTGATTGCTTCTCCTGGGTTGTCTGCGCCAGGAGTTTTCACCCTGGACTGTTTCACTTTGACTCCTCCCTGCTGGCAACATCCTGACGACAGAGGTGTTATCGATCCatcttacagaggaagaaacatgTCCCCTCAGAGAGGAGACGTGAGGGTGAGCCTTGGCAAGTTACCTTACTCCCCGATGTCCTGGAATGGTCCATCTGGCTGCCCCATTCCCCAGCATTCTAGAAAGAAGAGTTTAAACGACCCTCCCTGGGAGCTGACGGCTCCGGGAGCTGACAGCTCCAGGAGCTGCCCAGAGAACCAGAGTCGAGACAAGCAGGCAGTGCTAACTCGTGGCTGCAGGCTCTC includes these proteins:
- the XKR7 gene encoding XK-related protein 7, with amino-acid sequence MAAKSDGAVAAAGPGPEEAAGGARGSAGGRGEAAEVAGGPGVTGAGGPGPRYELRDCCWVLCALLVFFSDGATDLWLAASYYLEGQHTYFGLTLLFVLLPSLVVQLLSFRWFVYDYTEPAGAPGPAVSTKDSGTGGPVISTKDSAVAFRTKEGSPELGSRPAPSSASTYRRRCCRLCIWLLQTLVHLLQLGQVWRYLRAMYLGLQSRWRGERLRRHFYWRMLFESADVSMLRLLETFLRSAPQLVLQLSLVVHEGGAPKLLPALSISASLVSLAWTLASYQKVLRDSRDDKRPLSYKGAVAQVLWHLFAIAARSLAFALFASVYKLYFGIFIVAHWCVMTFWVIQGETDFCMSKWEEIIYNMVVGIIYIFCWFNVKEGRSRHRVTLYYCIVLLENAALTGFWYSSRNFSTDFHSLILVCVVASSFALGVFFMCVYYCLLHPNGPMLSPQAPGCIFRKAPGPCGPPADAVTSPPRSLPRTTGPERDGASVGGERAGTPTPPVFQVRPGLPPTPVARTLRTEGPVIRIDLPRKKYPAWDAHFIDRRLRKTILALEYSSPTTPRLQYRSVGISQELLEYETTV